A genomic window from Microscilla marina ATCC 23134 includes:
- a CDS encoding ATP-binding protein — protein MKISHINIPNFQQFKDFRLDLTYPQGHAKAGQPLDKVCLIGQSGTGKTTILNQLYNVLLHFFYGTQAELYTAKPPSNFNFSIKASFDQMRSVEVFIANKEVLIYDPQDDFEIDLPTFFAGLVEQGYYDKYHNKLVNFPAETIDSINNILQNQVVENPLRNIRTSDNMKEKIIAEREKLATKTVYNFASDNPLELWKSILLDLQEYEDARNYYSRQISEALLENDDMPIENLRDQFRQWKNDNPNPLEALGNLLNPILNQFQLEVNTKAEYKFSEEVKFIQVNTLAGDNVPYSKWSTGTKQIILTATPLFKLNMRNTVVLMDEPERSLYPNMQSMAIDYYTRLAPQAQFLFATHSPLIASSFDPWEIVELQFDETGFVERKPYYKGANHIDNYTPHPKALRWDEVLQQLFGLTAESYETSEQPLRRASALKAKLKGWMENGQMETPEATAALKEFEQLSQRLAWQVMNI, from the coding sequence ACGCCAAGGCTGGCCAACCGCTCGACAAGGTGTGTTTGATTGGCCAAAGTGGTACCGGAAAAACAACCATTTTGAACCAGTTATACAATGTATTGCTTCATTTTTTTTATGGCACTCAAGCCGAGTTGTACACCGCCAAGCCACCCAGCAATTTTAACTTTTCTATCAAGGCAAGCTTTGACCAAATGCGCTCGGTAGAGGTCTTTATTGCCAACAAAGAAGTGTTGATTTATGACCCTCAAGACGATTTTGAGATTGATTTACCTACTTTTTTTGCGGGCTTGGTAGAGCAGGGCTATTATGACAAATACCATAACAAATTGGTGAATTTTCCGGCAGAAACCATTGATAGTATCAACAACATTTTGCAAAACCAAGTGGTAGAAAACCCTTTGCGGAACATTCGTACGAGCGATAATATGAAAGAGAAAATTATTGCCGAAAGGGAAAAGCTTGCCACCAAAACGGTGTATAATTTTGCCAGCGATAATCCGCTGGAGTTGTGGAAGTCGATCTTACTGGATTTGCAAGAATACGAAGACGCCCGAAACTACTACAGTCGACAAATTTCAGAAGCTTTGCTCGAAAACGATGACATGCCCATAGAAAACCTACGCGATCAGTTTAGGCAATGGAAAAACGACAATCCCAACCCGCTGGAGGCTTTGGGCAATTTGTTGAATCCTATTTTGAACCAGTTTCAACTAGAAGTAAACACCAAGGCAGAGTATAAATTTAGCGAAGAAGTCAAATTTATTCAGGTCAATACCTTGGCAGGCGATAATGTACCTTATAGTAAGTGGAGTACGGGTACCAAGCAAATTATTTTGACCGCCACGCCTTTGTTTAAGCTCAACATGCGCAATACGGTCGTGTTGATGGATGAGCCAGAGCGGTCGTTGTACCCCAATATGCAAAGTATGGCCATTGATTATTATACTCGACTTGCTCCACAGGCACAGTTTTTATTTGCTACTCATTCGCCCTTGATTGCCTCAAGCTTTGACCCTTGGGAAATTGTAGAGTTGCAATTTGACGAAACAGGCTTTGTAGAACGAAAGCCTTATTATAAGGGTGCCAACCACATAGACAATTATACGCCACACCCCAAAGCATTGCGGTGGGATGAGGTTTTGCAGCAGTTGTTTGGGCTAACTGCCGAAAGTTACGAAACCAGCGAACAACCATTGCGTAGGGCATCGGCGCTAAAGGCAAAACTGAAGGGGTGGATGGAAAATGGCCAGATGGAGACCCCAGAGGCTACAGCGGCACTCAAGGAGTTTGAGCAACTGTCACAGCGTTTGGCTTGGCAGGTAATGAATATTTAA
- a CDS encoding M48 family metallopeptidase has translation MIEKTIHIAGVGEVLLVKSKRAKRVNIKIAPLKGVRVTVPHRVTFANAEKLVLEKKSWLMKHIPNMQKLEGKLTLFTPDTQFTTFSHELVFVVDASSELRAKADQTKLTIIYPPDTDFASIETQDFIRHCIVETYRREAKVFLPGRVRELATLHQFKFRSVHVKNAKTRWGSCSYDNKINLNLHLMRLPAHLRDYVILHELCHTQVKNHSQDFWDLMDKVSGNGRGLDKELDQWQIEVF, from the coding sequence ATGATAGAAAAAACCATACATATAGCAGGTGTAGGCGAGGTGTTGCTTGTAAAGAGTAAACGTGCCAAACGAGTAAATATAAAAATAGCGCCTTTGAAGGGAGTAAGGGTAACGGTACCTCACAGGGTAACCTTTGCCAATGCCGAAAAACTGGTGCTTGAGAAAAAAAGCTGGTTGATGAAGCACATACCCAATATGCAAAAACTGGAAGGCAAGCTTACCCTGTTTACCCCCGATACCCAGTTTACTACTTTCTCACACGAGTTAGTATTTGTAGTAGATGCCTCGTCGGAATTGCGTGCCAAAGCTGACCAAACCAAGCTGACCATTATATACCCACCTGACACTGATTTTGCGAGTATCGAAACCCAGGATTTTATTCGCCATTGTATTGTAGAAACCTACCGCCGGGAAGCGAAAGTTTTTTTGCCGGGCAGGGTGCGTGAGTTGGCTACCTTACACCAGTTTAAATTTAGATCGGTACATGTCAAAAATGCGAAAACCCGCTGGGGGAGTTGCAGTTATGACAATAAAATTAATTTGAATTTGCACTTGATGCGTTTGCCAGCTCACCTGCGCGATTATGTGATTTTGCATGAACTATGTCATACGCAAGTAAAAAACCATAGCCAGGATTTTTGGGATTTGATGGACAAGGTGTCGGGCAATGGGCGCGGACTGGACAAGGAGTTGGATCAGTGGCAAATAGAAGTATTTTAG
- a CDS encoding cysteine desulfurase, which yields MDIQKLRADTPGCLQVTHLNNAGAALIPQAVIDVQRDYMNQEANYGGYETAAKFADELQTTYTRVARLINAQPSEIALVESATVAWGKAFFALDLQPGDRVATAMAEYASNYINYLQAQKTHGIKIEVVPNDKHGQLSLEALEQLLAEDKASEGKIKLISITHVPTNGGLVNPAEEVGKLAKKYGVLYLLDACQSVGQLPVDVQQIGCDMLSATGRKYLRAPRGTGFLYVSERILQDLEPKVLDLTSAKWTAKSAYEMRTDGVRFENYEYNRANRLGLSEAVQYALDLGMENIWQRIQQLGNLLRQRLVELPNVQVYDLGLVKGGIVSWGIEGIPAEFVVEKLREVQINTSLILESGTLLDMQERELPPLVRSSVHYYNTEEEIEKLCGELKKVILLYSRIEHV from the coding sequence ATGGATATACAAAAACTACGTGCTGATACTCCAGGATGCCTTCAGGTAACTCATTTAAATAATGCAGGAGCAGCGCTCATACCTCAAGCGGTAATCGATGTTCAGCGCGATTATATGAACCAGGAAGCAAACTATGGGGGCTATGAAACAGCCGCTAAGTTTGCCGATGAGCTCCAGACTACTTATACACGGGTTGCCCGCCTGATAAATGCCCAACCCAGCGAAATAGCCCTTGTAGAAAGTGCTACGGTTGCCTGGGGAAAAGCTTTTTTTGCGCTCGACTTGCAGCCAGGCGATCGGGTAGCAACAGCTATGGCAGAGTATGCTTCTAACTATATCAATTATTTGCAAGCACAAAAAACACATGGGATAAAAATAGAAGTAGTGCCTAATGACAAACACGGGCAACTATCGCTAGAGGCATTAGAGCAGTTGCTTGCCGAAGACAAAGCAAGTGAAGGGAAGATAAAACTAATAAGTATTACCCATGTGCCCACCAATGGAGGGTTGGTAAACCCTGCCGAGGAAGTAGGTAAACTTGCCAAAAAATATGGCGTTTTGTATTTATTAGATGCTTGTCAGTCTGTAGGGCAGTTGCCAGTAGACGTGCAGCAAATTGGTTGTGATATGCTTTCGGCTACTGGGCGAAAGTACTTGCGTGCTCCTCGCGGCACAGGTTTTTTGTATGTAAGCGAACGTATTTTGCAAGACTTAGAGCCCAAAGTATTGGATTTGACTTCGGCAAAATGGACGGCAAAAAGTGCCTATGAGATGCGTACCGATGGGGTACGTTTTGAAAACTATGAATATAACCGGGCAAACCGACTGGGGCTTTCGGAGGCGGTACAATACGCCCTTGACCTGGGAATGGAGAACATTTGGCAGCGGATTCAACAGCTGGGTAATTTACTGCGTCAGCGTTTGGTTGAGTTGCCCAATGTACAAGTGTATGACTTGGGGCTGGTAAAAGGTGGCATTGTTTCGTGGGGCATTGAGGGCATTCCGGCGGAGTTTGTTGTTGAAAAACTGAGAGAGGTACAAATCAATACTTCACTTATTCTGGAAAGTGGTACTTTGCTAGATATGCAAGAGCGTGAGTTGCCCCCCTTGGTGCGGTCATCGGTACATTATTACAATACCGAAGAGGAGATAGAGAAGCTTTGTGGGGAGCTGAAGAAAGTTATACTACTATATAGTCGGATTGAACACGTATAA
- the purL gene encoding phosphoribosylformylglycinamidine synthase subunit PurL: MEEQLTTVETAMQLGLLIEEFEKIKELLGRTPNFTELSAFSVMWSEHCCYKSSILWLKKLPKSSPRMLAEAGEENAGLVDIGNGLACAFKIESHNHPSAIEPYQGAATGVGGINRDIFTMGARPIAQLNTLRFGDIDLEKTKHLLRGVVKGIGDYGNAFGVPTVGGEVYFDSSYNTNPLVNAFSAGIVETDKIASAIALGVGNPVFIVGSATGKDGIHGAAFASKDITEDSAKDLPSVQVGDPFQEKLLLEATLEVIATGNVVGIQDMGAAGIICSSSEMSAKGEHGMDIDLDKVPLRQENMLPFEILLSESQERMLVVVEKGKEQEILDIFDKWDLNCAEIGTVTESNNVRFFQKGELVADVPANALVLGGDAPIYEHSYTEPDYFQQYKHFKTEDVPEPTDYAAVAQFLMKHPNIVSRQWIYEQYDSMVGTANASTNSPADAAVVHIKGADQAIVISVDCNGRYVQADPKIGAMIAVCESARNVVCAGGNPVAITNNLNFGNPYNQEVYWQFVQSVKGIIDACEKLETPVTGGNVSFYNQASTVSKEGGNVTNAVLPTPTIGMLGLMDNLEHRMTLDFKNVGDIIYVIGEPKNDIAGSEYLTSYHNFKESSAPHFDLEAEYDLQQTVKALIRDKQIQSAHDISDGGLFVTLAESAMPRDLGFSILTTFDEIDVRKDAFLFGESQSRVVVTIKAEDQDRFEDFMKEQSVPFFEVGVVTISDFKVDTHVLITTEDAKDMYQNTLGRHMDGELAQA; this comes from the coding sequence TTGGAAGAGCAACTCACTACCGTAGAAACTGCCATGCAACTTGGCTTGTTGATTGAAGAATTTGAGAAAATAAAGGAGCTATTGGGGCGAACTCCTAATTTTACCGAACTCAGTGCTTTTTCGGTGATGTGGTCGGAACACTGCTGCTACAAAAGCTCTATTTTGTGGCTTAAGAAGCTTCCCAAAAGCTCACCTCGTATGCTTGCCGAAGCGGGCGAAGAAAACGCTGGATTGGTAGACATTGGCAATGGCTTGGCGTGTGCTTTTAAGATTGAGTCGCACAACCACCCCTCAGCCATTGAGCCTTACCAAGGGGCTGCTACTGGAGTAGGAGGGATCAACCGCGATATTTTCACTATGGGGGCGCGTCCCATTGCCCAACTCAATACTTTGCGTTTTGGCGATATTGACCTCGAAAAAACCAAACACTTGTTGCGTGGGGTAGTCAAAGGAATTGGCGATTATGGCAATGCTTTTGGAGTACCTACTGTAGGTGGTGAAGTATATTTTGACTCTTCTTACAATACCAACCCATTGGTAAACGCTTTTTCGGCAGGTATTGTAGAAACCGATAAGATTGCCAGCGCCATTGCTCTAGGGGTGGGCAATCCGGTATTTATTGTAGGTTCGGCTACGGGTAAAGACGGTATTCACGGGGCGGCGTTTGCGTCTAAAGACATTACCGAAGATTCTGCCAAAGATTTGCCCTCGGTACAAGTAGGAGATCCTTTTCAGGAAAAGCTATTGCTGGAAGCTACCCTTGAGGTAATTGCCACCGGAAATGTGGTAGGTATTCAGGATATGGGTGCGGCTGGTATTATATGTTCGTCGTCTGAAATGAGTGCCAAAGGTGAGCACGGTATGGACATTGACCTTGACAAGGTGCCTTTGCGCCAGGAAAATATGTTGCCTTTTGAAATTTTGTTGTCAGAGTCGCAAGAGCGAATGCTGGTAGTGGTTGAAAAGGGCAAAGAGCAGGAAATTCTTGATATTTTTGATAAGTGGGATTTGAATTGTGCTGAAATAGGAACCGTGACGGAGTCTAACAATGTGCGTTTCTTTCAAAAAGGGGAGTTGGTGGCCGATGTACCTGCCAACGCCTTGGTATTGGGGGGCGATGCACCTATCTACGAACACAGCTATACCGAGCCAGACTATTTTCAGCAATACAAGCATTTTAAGACTGAAGATGTTCCTGAGCCTACCGATTATGCAGCGGTTGCGCAGTTTTTGATGAAACACCCTAATATTGTTTCCCGCCAATGGATTTATGAGCAGTACGACTCTATGGTAGGCACTGCCAACGCCTCTACCAACTCGCCCGCTGATGCTGCTGTAGTACACATAAAAGGAGCTGATCAGGCAATTGTGATTAGCGTAGATTGCAATGGACGTTATGTACAGGCCGACCCTAAAATAGGGGCAATGATTGCTGTGTGCGAATCGGCAAGAAACGTAGTATGTGCAGGTGGCAATCCAGTGGCAATTACCAACAACCTAAACTTTGGCAACCCTTACAACCAAGAGGTATACTGGCAGTTTGTTCAAAGTGTGAAGGGCATTATTGACGCTTGCGAAAAGCTGGAAACCCCAGTAACGGGTGGGAATGTGAGTTTTTACAACCAGGCATCTACGGTAAGCAAAGAGGGAGGCAATGTAACCAACGCAGTATTGCCCACACCTACCATTGGTATGTTGGGGTTGATGGATAACCTTGAACACCGCATGACGCTTGACTTTAAAAATGTGGGTGACATTATTTATGTGATTGGTGAACCTAAAAATGATATTGCCGGATCTGAGTATTTGACTTCTTATCACAACTTCAAAGAGTCTTCGGCTCCTCACTTTGACCTTGAGGCAGAGTATGACTTGCAGCAAACAGTGAAAGCGTTGATTCGCGACAAGCAAATACAGTCGGCACACGACATCTCAGACGGAGGTTTGTTTGTAACCTTGGCAGAGTCGGCAATGCCGCGCGATTTAGGTTTTTCTATATTGACTACTTTTGACGAAATTGATGTGCGCAAGGATGCTTTCTTGTTTGGAGAGTCGCAAAGCCGGGTAGTAGTTACTATCAAAGCTGAAGACCAAGATCGTTTTGAAGATTTTATGAAAGAGCAATCAGTGCCTTTCTTTGAGGTAGGAGTGGTTACAATAAGCGACTTTAAGGTAGATACTCATGTGCTGATAACGACCGAAGACGCCAAAGATATGTACCAAAATACGTTGGGTCGCCACATGGATGGGGAGTTGGCGCAGGCTTAG
- a CDS encoding RpnC/YadD family protein yields MSNQYDKIFKENVGEFFLSLSETYLNIKVEKSEELKDKLQTTLEREADFLRKITTPQGEQMIVQLEFQTNDEQGMVERMQLYFAILQQKYKLSIRQFVIYVGNKPPKMRTRLNPEEIFTGFELLDLSQIKYKQWLASNIPEEILLAVLGDFQQADALQVLKQIISRLLVLIKDPGTLQKYIRQLAILARLRNLTIETEQTLDDMALTYDIEKDAFYLKGVKKGKEEGKEEGIKKGKEEGVKEGIKKGREEGKQEEKTALILGLLKSGKMTLQEIASLTKVTVAEVQKMADQIK; encoded by the coding sequence ATGAGTAACCAATATGACAAGATATTTAAAGAGAATGTAGGAGAGTTCTTTTTATCGTTGAGCGAAACTTACCTCAACATAAAGGTAGAAAAAAGCGAAGAGCTGAAAGACAAACTGCAAACTACGCTGGAGCGGGAAGCTGATTTTTTGAGAAAAATCACTACACCCCAAGGCGAACAAATGATTGTTCAGTTGGAGTTTCAAACCAACGACGAACAGGGAATGGTGGAACGAATGCAGTTGTATTTTGCTATTTTGCAACAAAAATATAAACTTTCCATACGCCAGTTTGTAATTTATGTCGGGAACAAACCACCCAAAATGCGTACTCGCCTAAATCCAGAAGAGATTTTTACAGGGTTTGAATTGCTTGACTTAAGTCAAATCAAGTATAAGCAATGGCTTGCGTCAAACATACCAGAAGAAATACTGCTCGCGGTACTGGGTGACTTTCAGCAAGCAGATGCTTTACAAGTTTTGAAACAAATAATTTCAAGACTTCTGGTACTAATTAAAGATCCTGGCACGTTACAAAAGTATATCAGGCAACTTGCTATACTTGCCCGATTGAGAAATTTAACTATTGAAACCGAACAAACATTAGATGATATGGCACTTACTTATGACATTGAAAAAGATGCTTTTTACCTAAAAGGTGTAAAAAAAGGCAAGGAAGAAGGAAAAGAAGAAGGGATAAAAAAAGGAAAAGAAGAAGGCGTAAAAGAAGGGATAAAAAAAGGTCGGGAAGAAGGTAAACAAGAAGAGAAAACAGCATTGATACTTGGTTTGTTGAAGTCAGGCAAAATGACATTGCAAGAAATCGCCAGCCTAACAAAAGTCACCGTAGCAGAGGTTCAAAAGATGGCTGATCAAATCAAGTAA
- a CDS encoding Fpg/Nei family DNA glycosylase: protein MPELPEVERFKQYFEGTALHQKVVQVEIADAGVLACTAETLKEVAEKHTFDKTDRIGKYLFIETSADKVLMIHFGMSGSLKYYRDDPPRFGRVVFHLANGFHLAFDCPRKFGRIDVADNVKAYQAKKKLSTDAYKMSWEEFEQNTAGRKGLIKPLLLNQQVAAGVGNWIADEILFQARVHPETRTNKLSKNELRLVYDKMRDILQTAVSHEANYNHYPKDYFIHRRGWTDQNTENCPNCGTKVHYMKVGGRATYLCEVCQEPQEV from the coding sequence ATGCCTGAATTACCCGAAGTAGAACGATTCAAACAATATTTTGAAGGTACAGCCTTGCACCAAAAAGTAGTACAAGTGGAAATTGCAGATGCAGGAGTACTTGCCTGTACCGCTGAAACCCTAAAGGAGGTAGCCGAAAAGCACACATTTGATAAAACCGACCGAATTGGCAAGTACTTGTTTATAGAAACGAGTGCTGACAAGGTGTTGATGATTCATTTTGGAATGAGTGGTTCACTTAAGTATTACCGCGACGATCCTCCTCGTTTTGGGCGGGTAGTTTTTCACCTTGCCAACGGTTTTCACCTTGCCTTTGACTGTCCCCGCAAATTTGGCCGTATAGATGTGGCAGACAACGTAAAGGCTTATCAAGCCAAAAAGAAACTGTCAACCGACGCTTATAAAATGAGTTGGGAAGAGTTTGAGCAAAATACCGCTGGGCGCAAAGGATTGATTAAACCGCTGCTGCTCAACCAGCAAGTAGCCGCAGGAGTAGGTAACTGGATCGCCGACGAAATATTGTTTCAGGCGAGGGTACACCCCGAAACCCGTACCAATAAGTTGAGTAAAAACGAGCTACGCCTGGTGTATGATAAAATGCGCGATATTTTACAAACTGCCGTCAGTCATGAAGCCAATTATAACCATTATCCTAAAGACTATTTTATTCATCGCCGAGGCTGGACTGATCAGAACACCGAAAACTGCCCCAATTGTGGCACCAAAGTGCATTATATGAAAGTAGGAGGACGCGCTACCTATTTGTGTGAGGTGTGCCAAGAACCACAGGAGGTATAG
- a CDS encoding GNAT family N-acetyltransferase: protein MSNHSIKVRAGKPEDVGALLEMIKELALYEKALDEVKTTEEQLLADGFGSQPLYGFFLAELEDKVVGMALYYYRYSTWKGKSMYLEDLYVKEKYRQYKAGFHLFKAIAQKAQDENCHRISWQVLDWNEPAIKFYKKLGAELDAEWINGHLSKSQYTHLLE from the coding sequence ATGAGCAATCACAGTATAAAAGTAAGGGCAGGTAAACCCGAAGATGTAGGTGCCTTGCTTGAAATGATTAAAGAGTTGGCGCTGTACGAAAAAGCTTTGGATGAGGTGAAAACTACTGAGGAGCAATTACTTGCCGATGGGTTTGGTAGTCAGCCATTGTATGGTTTTTTTCTGGCAGAGTTGGAGGACAAAGTAGTAGGAATGGCGTTGTATTATTACCGTTATTCTACCTGGAAAGGCAAAAGTATGTACCTGGAAGACTTGTATGTAAAAGAGAAGTATCGGCAGTACAAAGCAGGCTTTCATTTATTTAAGGCGATTGCTCAAAAGGCACAAGACGAAAACTGTCATCGTATTAGTTGGCAAGTACTTGACTGGAACGAACCGGCGATTAAGTTTTACAAAAAACTAGGTGCCGAACTTGACGCCGAATGGATAAATGGGCACTTGAGCAAATCTCAGTATACGCACTTGTTAGAGTAA
- a CDS encoding tetratricopeptide repeat protein: MKKNLPNLMLSLLVIFAVGCKDPLAEMAKIMEQQQLTVEPNPLELHGGNVGFTLSAKLPVKMMKKGITYGLEVDYVSGDITKFTKGKDGNKPDGVTKAGVIELEGDKYAGGTEEPKVSKKMNFAYEDKHEQGFVIITGVASKGKKSKRFGPIGVMSAGNPVVGVATTSRLVRNPVDGISNAAGKSPFAYAQDGWTKESDKTTSYNINFEQGSARVTATTGDNKNTIDLAKATFKAMASQFAKVDNIPEFKANGASSHSPEGRVAINQNLPGQRSSAVGNQMKMMMKAFDYGKKVKKFDFQFDNKTLEATWPEFKTLVQGSSLNEDQKTEVVGIVDGSGGFVEKEKKLQGLAYYNTMMDEIYPKMRYAKMDITVPGQAKTKADMENMLDKIVKGEEPADKLTETEFLYMAANNPNYTNRVKWLEKAVTKYDTWKVNNNLGAAYLDVALLTKDNSYVDKALASFEKAKGKKESGEIYYNMGMAYLMKGDNAKAEESFKKAVEIGAGDNPAMTGLLNGIKGYYAIQQATSRDDGKYKEAYELLASAASTVPNYFNKGLAYLLEANDYEQAKASFNAAAKMNDKDATTFYALAVVAARQGNEGELTQNLKKAVELKSDLKAKALKDAEFFKYKTKASFMDAIK, from the coding sequence ATGAAGAAAAACTTACCAAATTTAATGTTGTCCTTATTAGTAATTTTTGCTGTAGGCTGTAAAGATCCTTTGGCAGAAATGGCAAAAATAATGGAGCAACAGCAACTTACAGTAGAGCCTAATCCTCTTGAACTGCACGGCGGCAACGTAGGATTTACTTTGTCGGCAAAACTGCCTGTAAAGATGATGAAAAAGGGGATTACTTACGGGTTGGAAGTTGACTATGTATCAGGAGATATTACTAAATTTACCAAAGGTAAAGATGGTAACAAGCCTGACGGTGTAACCAAAGCTGGGGTTATTGAGCTTGAAGGTGACAAGTATGCTGGTGGAACTGAAGAGCCAAAAGTGAGCAAAAAAATGAACTTTGCTTACGAAGACAAGCACGAACAAGGTTTTGTCATTATTACTGGTGTAGCCAGCAAAGGTAAAAAAAGTAAAAGATTTGGACCTATTGGTGTAATGAGCGCTGGTAACCCTGTAGTAGGTGTAGCTACTACCAGCCGTTTGGTGAGAAACCCTGTAGATGGTATTTCTAACGCTGCTGGTAAAAGCCCATTTGCTTATGCTCAGGATGGTTGGACAAAAGAAAGCGATAAAACTACTTCTTACAACATCAACTTTGAGCAAGGAAGCGCTCGCGTAACCGCCACCACTGGTGACAATAAAAATACAATTGATCTTGCCAAAGCTACTTTCAAAGCAATGGCTTCTCAATTTGCCAAGGTTGATAATATCCCTGAGTTCAAAGCAAACGGGGCAAGCTCTCACTCTCCTGAAGGACGTGTAGCCATCAACCAAAACTTGCCAGGTCAGCGTTCAAGCGCAGTTGGTAATCAAATGAAGATGATGATGAAAGCTTTTGACTATGGCAAGAAAGTAAAGAAGTTTGACTTTCAGTTTGATAACAAAACTTTGGAAGCTACCTGGCCAGAATTCAAAACTTTGGTACAAGGAAGTTCTTTGAACGAAGATCAAAAGACTGAGGTAGTAGGTATCGTAGACGGAAGCGGTGGATTTGTAGAAAAAGAAAAGAAACTACAAGGCCTTGCTTACTACAATACAATGATGGACGAGATTTACCCAAAAATGCGTTACGCAAAAATGGACATCACTGTACCAGGTCAGGCCAAGACTAAGGCTGACATGGAGAACATGTTGGATAAAATTGTAAAAGGTGAAGAGCCAGCAGACAAATTGACTGAGACTGAGTTCTTGTATATGGCTGCCAACAACCCTAACTACACCAACCGTGTAAAATGGTTAGAAAAAGCAGTAACTAAATATGATACCTGGAAAGTAAACAACAACTTGGGTGCTGCTTACTTAGATGTAGCCTTATTGACCAAAGACAACTCTTATGTTGATAAAGCATTGGCTTCTTTTGAAAAGGCAAAGGGTAAAAAAGAATCAGGTGAGATTTACTACAACATGGGAATGGCTTACTTGATGAAAGGTGACAATGCCAAAGCAGAAGAGTCTTTTAAGAAAGCCGTAGAAATAGGAGCGGGTGACAACCCTGCGATGACTGGATTGTTGAATGGAATCAAAGGTTACTATGCGATTCAGCAGGCTACTTCTCGCGACGATGGCAAATACAAAGAAGCTTATGAGTTGTTAGCCAGTGCAGCCAGTACTGTACCTAACTATTTCAACAAAGGTTTGGCTTACTTGTTAGAGGCCAACGACTACGAGCAAGCAAAGGCTTCGTTCAATGCTGCGGCAAAAATGAATGACAAAGATGCCACTACTTTCTATGCATTGGCAGTAGTAGCTGCTCGTCAGGGCAACGAAGGAGAGCTTACTCAAAACTTGAAAAAAGCAGTAGAGTTGAAGAGTGACTTGAAGGCAAAAGCGTTGAAAGATGCAGAATTCTTTAAGTACAAAACCAAGGCTTCATTTATGGATGCTATCAAGTAA